The sequence AACTCCTTTAATCTAATTTAACTGTTTAGTTTACAGTTGAATTCACATTATGAACAACATCACTTCACAAACATGAGAATGGCTGTGAGAAAGGAAGTGCTGTGGTCTGACAGCTGAGGCAAATCCTCTCACCTCGCATGAGACGCTTTTCCTGTAATGTAAGGGCTTGCAGCTCCACCAATTTCTCACCTAGCGATTGCTGTATGGGCAAGAAACAACATGGTTTTATTTCCAGTAAAATTCTTTAAGATTACAAATTCATACGCATGCTCTGATTAACTGGGGTGTAGCACAAAATTCTGGGCCCTGTGCACATGCAGTCTTCATGTAGActgcatgtgcacatgcagtggaatgaaaattgaaaatattttaaatgcccCTCAACTTAAGTACCTAAAtatgttggattttggttactcATAGCACAacttaaaatcaacaaaatatctGTGTCATCAGTCGTCAGTACTCAACATCAAATTGTTGTTATGCCATAGATGTTGAACTGAGTTTTCATTGTGCTCGCCTGACGTTACAACCTCAATTCAACCAAATGTCAACATCTAATAATGATGGTGGCTAGTTGGGTAATTacttagaaagaaaaaattgcaaattaaaCCAAACATTGTAATAGCAGGCTTTTCAAGGCCCCCCCTCCCACTGGGGCCTCGGGTCATCAGCCACACTTTTCCCCCCAACTATGACACTCCTGCTGATTAAAATCTAATGGaccaaaagctcaaaataaagtaaatcacTGCATAGACCTATGTGTATGGAAATCTCTTCTATCAGCTTAAACCTTCAGAATATTTAGCTACAAAGATTTCAGTATGAGAGCACACAGTTTGTCAGGGGTGTGTGTTTagttgtgaaatatttgcatatgATCTATTTCACACAGTCAACCTATAATTAACTACGGTGCTGTAGTTTTGCTCTTTCATTAATACCAGCTGGGTTTATGCAATGTGGTTCAGTTGTCTGTAGGCTGCAATGCAACCACAGAGCTGCAGTATGTCAACAGCAAACATGGGCAGGCTTTAAGAGACACACCTTGAGCAGGTTCATCCTCTTCTCCAGCTCGATCTGCTTCACTATATTTCCACATACAGTCTCCATCCTGGAATCACATAATAACGTATGATTACACACACTTTTAAGATCAGTCACTTTGATTTCTATGCAGCCgatttctcctctgctctgctgcacagccagtttttatttctgtgactCACCTCAGACTGTTGGTTGATTCTCTAATCAGATCCAGTATGCGCTGATGAGATGATCCTTCAATGCTGACCCCGTTTATAGTGACGATAACATCCCCTACAATAAATGAGGATGCAAAAAAGGGAACTTTGTAATTACAAGAACTGGCTTTGCGTGGTAGTTGTGCATGACTATGGGTGTGTATGTATGATACTAGTCATATATCTGTCAATCTACATACACCAGAAAGAAACGATAAGGTCTGACGGTTTTGTGCGTGTATGAAAGCCTGTGCAGGGCCTGTATGGAGGATGTGGGCGGCTCACCTGCGGTCAGACCAGCACTCTCAGCAGCACTTTCCTCCTGCACTTTGCACACAAACGTGCACATCTCCACCGCAGAGCTGTCTTTCAGCTGCAGGCCATAGGTCTGAAAAAAGAGACAATCTGTCACAAAAAACGACACTTTTTCACAGAAACTTCCtcttaaacaaaacatttgcatgaAAATTTCTCCAGAATTGCAGACTGAAAGGCATGGCAGTGATACATATGTACTTGATCTTATAAAGCATGATTACCTGAATTTCAAAACCAAATGtttcattgtcttgtttttccagTACAATTGTGGTCCTGTGcaaaagagaaatacaaaaaaatcaaataaatattttgctCTTTATAAACTTAATCTTCTGTCAATATTGCCAAAACATGCAATATATATGATTTTACATGTAGTAAAGTAAACTTATACTATATGATCAATTGCAAATGAGATTTAATATGTTTACCTCTGTGGGTCAGCGTAATCAACCAGTGAGTTGGTGCGGGTTTGTTTGGGctgcaaaagaagaagaaatgcaaagttcatctttaaaacaatattatacAAGTTTTAAATCTCCCTGGGAGCTAAAGAGGTCGTTGATTATAAGAACATGCTGATCCGAAAGTCTTAAATAACTCAAAAGATTAAAATTGTTACAAGGCTTTTGGTCAGTTGCATAGAGCTGCTccacttatttgtttttttttttcattttaaaactataCTGTGTAAGAAAAGTCTCAGCTTTAATCAAGTTCACATGTCATTGTTTCATGATGTTTGATTTGCAGATGTGTTTACTCTCTATTCCACAGATATATAtaaatttgtttgctttttttgtctcaccTTGCATAATCTAGGCAGAGAGCCTGTGTTGTGGCGGTGTCGATCATTGTTTCCCCTCAGTGAGCGTCGGTACCACAGGGAACACTTCTTCCTCAGAGTATTATCCAGAATGTAACTCTCTTGACTGCCCTGGCGTGGAAGTCCATTGAAATTCATGGTGGACTGCATGGTAGAGTAGTCCTCAAAGCACCATCAtgtcctgctgcagcagctcttcagtgtttgtgtggccCTGCCCCGCTGTGCAGCCAAAAGGTGTCAAAGCGGAAATCCACGTCATGTGATGGTTGTGGTGGACGTGCATCTGCATCACATACCTAATTTCCTGTTCACCTCTTTTAACTTCTTTCTTGAGAAGGGATGCTCTGCTGTTTTGAAAAGCAAAGCATGGagtttttctctcattattCCCCTTCAAACAGTCCCTTTCCCTTTTTGCAGTCAAAGCAATTCGATTTATGGTCTGTCAGAAATCAGCAATGCATGAGAAACTGCCACCTCACGCCTCGACCAGCACCTGCTTCagcctctctcactctcagTTTCTCAGTGGGCTTAGCTTCAGTCTAAACCTCAGTCCTGTGTTCTGCCAAGCAGGGAGACTTGTCTTATGAGGACAGACAAAAGGTTGATTTAGCTTGGGGCCAGTGTCACACTCCCCAAACAGACAGCATGGGTCATTGGGCCGAAGGCATCAGACATGGTTGGTTCAAAAGggagatcacacacacacaagccggCAGCCAGGGAGACAATGGCTGATGGGGTAAAGAAAACTGAACCACAGCGCACAAACCTTCTCCCACTACCACACCCATGCATACAAAAGGTACACTGTTTAATCTGCAGGAAAAGACTATCATCTTTCACAGTGTACAAAAGCAGCATTTCTTTGGTGaccagaaaaacagagaaaatgtcttttcacTTTGAGCCTCAGTACTGTTCATATGAACGCAGATTAAATACTCCTTAACAAGCAGATTGCCTCACAGCAATCCCCTCTGCCCCACTGACCCTCAGCAGAGCCGTTGGCCAACCGACCACGGGACCGTCTGGAACACTGATATGCCATTTCTACAGGACATTGCTAATTCAATGCTATACAATACATTTTGTTCTCTTCATTGAAAGCATGCACTTTGCTGCTGTTGGATTAAAATGAGGAGGACTACAGAAAAGCATTAATGATTATGTAATATGTGAGAAAACAGAATGCAAATCtctgctcaagttttaaagacTACATTTTTTGAAGCATTAAAACAACACGTGACAAATCGAGTGGTTATCTTCCAATGTTATAGCTTGGAAATTACAtccttttattttcacaaacattctttccttaaagggtaactttgaaTTTTTGTTCTTACCTCTACcttcttttcccatgtttctgtttCTTAGTGACTCAtaagtgaaactttttttttttttttttttaaacagttcagTCTTGATGGAGATTGCTGCAGGCTGCAATGGAACTATTCAGGGGCTGTTTTTGCCACCGACAGGCACcgattgttattataaatgtCTGTCAGCATTATGGAAAGGATAACATAAGATAAATTTTATTGTCGCCAGAGAGAAATTTGTCTTGGGCACATAGCGCATAAAGCTGCATCCCGAGCACATGCATGGCATAATAGACAATAATAGACAGTATTTTCATAGTCAACAACAGACTATACCACACAAAGATAATATATACTGAGGCTGAACAAAAATGAGTGTTACTAATGACTAGGTAGATAAAGTTGATATTACACCTGCCCTACTGATAAAACAAGAGAGTGGCAGCATAAAAACAGGCCTTTTAAGAGAGTAGATCCCTAGATAGACCTCTATGTTAATGAGTAAAGTCATTTTTGAATAATcagaaataaccccaaaatcaCCATCGCCAAACTCACCatactccatttaaataaacagcaggtaattttaacatgtttagCGTTTAAATTACCCGTAAAAATAGcatttctgtaaatatgtttgttttttttgttttttttaaagttaaattcacttcctgtcaccttttaatttgaaagtctcatttactgtttgtttatttattttgaagctCTCCGGGCGGAAACGGGTCTTGAAGGGATAAACATGGAAGAAAAATGGAGGGAAACGCCGGGATGCCTGTACGgaagtttctttttgtttcttgctGAAACAGGCGCCAGGCTGGACTGGGAACAAGGTGTGTACTTGTTTAATGTCTTTTCTTGGTTTGGGGGTGTGTGTTTTGAACTGACATTGTGgcaaattcttaaaaaatcaaagtgttATGCTGTCGCGCAGTTCCTGCTAAAAATAGCTGCTAACGGACATCGGTAACGTTGACAACACTGACGCTGATATCGAGGCCGATTCAAGGAAGTCACGTCACATAACGTTACGGTGACGATCCGAAACGAGCTAAAGcgtttcatacatttattttactatcGGTGAAAACTCTGTGCGTGAACGGACTCTTTtctcagtgtgacagcagagagagacagggacagacaggcaGCTGCAGATGATGGAGAGTTGACTTGTGTCTGAAAAAAGGCTCTGTGAGTGAAAGAAAACCATTTCTTATTCCAATACACTAGCACACAGCTGTGGATAAAGTGggcaaattggatttttttttttttactgaagaacaatgtagaaatactctgttttaAGCAAGAGTACTGCATTCAAAATAGAATTTaagtaaaagtgcaaaagtatTAGAATTAAAGTATAGCTGAAAGAGCCCACTAGTAGTGAAAGCAGGCTTtcagaatggcccatttcagagTAATATAGCCTACAGTGTGTATTATAAtcattgatgcattaatgtgttcagGTGATGaagcttattttaaatatgtgccAACTGTTTGGTAGATCGAtctataataatacataatcatttattagttgatttatattttgtattaataatcggatatgtaaagtaactaaagtagTTACATATATGAAGTGcagttaaaaagtacaatatttgcctctgaaatgaaGAACAGCAAAAGTAGCCTACAAACCAGCATAAAGTGGAAATGCACAAGTACATGAACCTAAAAATTGTACGTAGGTAAAGTACTTAAGTagattactttgttacattcctACACTATTCACATGAATACAACTCTGGTCAATACATGtttaatgaaaacagttttgaagtacCCCCAGGtacacatttaaactttttaatgatTAAGATGTACATTAAATGTAAATCAGATGCCAGTCTAAGCCCAAAATATCCTCATACTAGGgctgggttaaaaaaaaattgcattgcaatattattttccCCAATTCAGTATCGATTCATAAAATCGTGAAATCgattatttctgttgtaatgaCGCCCCGCTCCTgtgggggcagtgtgagtgGTGCCACGTTGTTCAGAGGCCCCGCTTGACCCCCAAACAACAGCTGTGTCCAAAATCGTCCCCTATCACGGATATAGTTCACTATATAGTGTGTTAAGCTTTTTGTAGTGGTGTCCGAATTTtctgctgttaatttcatccactatatagagcactataaaatacccacaatgcacagcaaatttgagtgtacatacGATGTAACATGTAATTCAACTCCCGtctaccacaatgcaatgcggtcATGTatttctgaggaaaaaaaattccaatgtAGTGTCCAAAATCTCATTTGGTTATtccctatatagtgcactattaAATACACGCCACACAGTGAAtagtgtgtgagtgaatgaggggacagtttcaaacacagcttacatctgttgtttattcattaaaacagCAACAGTGGCGCAAGGTAGCAGTGCGTTATGGTTAAAATCAGCgccaacaacattaaaagccgaCGTTGGATACACAAAGTTGATACTAGTTATGTCGTGTGTGAGGCtcgtgagtcagtgttaaaacactgcaacaatacgaCAAACATTCGTAACCATTTGAGCCGACAACACAGATGTTTTGCAACCTGTTGCTaacgctaaagctgtggatcacacCAATGCAGGTAAACAAATCCTGCATACATGATTAGTACTTTTGTGACGTTCAGCTCAggcaaaaataagcacttttctgtactttaaattccttttagttttaatttttatttaataaagaataatgtaaaataagtaagttttgtgtcagtttgttctaaatcaATATAGATAATTCACACTTTATTTAACACATATCAGAAGGCAATCTAATGAACtatctgggtatttctgacatctACACACATAATTGAATCGAtattgaattgaaattgaatCAAATCCTGACCCAAAGaatcaaaatcaaattgaaTTGTGAGATCTTGACAATACCCAGCCTTACCTCATACCCTAAAAAGCAATGCCCTTTAGCTTTAGAGAAAAAGCATGAAACACTGCATCATAGCATACGGTCCTAAAAACTGTAATAGATAGTTAGTAATGAGATAACTCA is a genomic window of Plectropomus leopardus isolate mb chromosome 10, YSFRI_Pleo_2.0, whole genome shotgun sequence containing:
- the LOC121949018 gene encoding cytohesin-interacting protein encodes the protein MQSTMNFNGLPRQGSQESYILDNTLRKKCSLWYRRSLRGNNDRHRHNTGSLPRLCKPKQTRTNSLVDYADPQRTTIVLEKQDNETFGFEIQTYGLQLKDSSAVEMCTFVCKVQEESAAESAGLTAGDVIVTINGVSIEGSSHQRILDLIRESTNSLRMETVCGNIVKQIELEKRMNLLKQSLGEKLVELQALTLQEKRLMRGNLNNSSLHLSMDSSTSVSTSTGRCGRRFSSDSSYRSGMTDDSDQASVFGDLCSPSPCSAASTSDDSCFFSRDFPSQDGSRRFSYSSNSHHQSLCRSSSSSLASSSSSLSPSWEETKFSSLFGTLPRKSRRGSVRKHILKLLPGLQRSVEEEETGTNTQ